The following are encoded together in the Hippoglossus stenolepis isolate QCI-W04-F060 chromosome 12, HSTE1.2, whole genome shotgun sequence genome:
- the slc25a28 gene encoding mitoferrin-2 yields MEADGFVRRRRMTAETTGGDPGVAGASAGAEVRWLGGRFWGVSESIVGSLTPRIGGETELQAVEFIRSAQDAETEDTEPDYEGLPQGASTSTHMLAGAVAGIMEHCLMFPIDCVKTRMQSLQPDPAARYRNVMDALRRIVATEGVWRPMRGLNVTAVGAGPAHALYFASYEKLKKTLSDLIHPGANSHLANGAAGCVATFLHDAAMNPTEVVKQRMQMYNSPYRGVSDCIRAVWQKEGPAAFYRSYTTQLTMNVPFQALHFMTYEYLQELLNPHRQYNPSSHMLSGALAGAIAAAATTPLDVCKTLLNTQESLTLSCLSSSQGPGKGQGQGAHRQISGLAHAFRTVYRLGGLKGFFKGVQARVIYQVPSTAISWSVYEFFKYGLTKHQHNKRRAPHKEAEM; encoded by the exons ATGGAAGCTGATGGATTTGTGAGGAGGCGTCGGATGACAGCGGAGACGACAGGCGGCGATCCCGGGGTTGCTGGTGCCTCTGCCGGGGCAGAAGTTCGATGGCTGGGGGGCAGATTCTGGGGAGTTTCCGAAAGTATCGTGGGGAGCCTGACCCCCCGGATCGGAGGCGAGACGGAGCTGCAGGCTGTTGAGTTCATCCGCAGTGCACAggatgcagagacagaggacaccGAACCGGACTATGAGGGTCTGCCACAGGGAGCCTCCACTAGCACCCACATGTTAGCCGGAGCCGTGGCCGGGATCATGGAGCACTGCCTCATGTTCCCCATCGACTGTGTCAAG ACACGAATGCAGAGCCTCCAGCCCGATCCCGCAGCCCGCTACAGAAATGTAATGGATGCTCTTCGCCGAATAGTAGCCACGGAGGGAGTCTGGCGGCCGATGAGAGGGCTCAACGTGACGGCAGTTGGGGCGGGACCTGCCCATGCCCTGTATTTCGCCAGCTATGAGAAACTAAAAAAGACTCTTAGTGATCTCATTCATCCAGGGGCAAACAGTCATTTGGCTAATG GAGCCGCTGGGTGTGTGGCAACGTTTCTTCATGATGCAGCCATGAACCCCACCGAAG TTGTGAAGCAGCGCATGCAGATGTATAATTCACCATACCGCGGCGTGTCGGACTGTATACGCGCTGTATGGCAGAAAGAGGGCCCTGCTGCTTTCTACCGCAGTTACACCACCCAGCTCACCATGAACGTGCCCTTCCAGGCGCTCCACTTCATGACCTACGAGTACCTACAGGAGCTGCTCAACCCCCACAGACAATACAATCCCTCATCCCACATGTTGTCGGGAGCTTTGGCCGGAGCCATCGCAGCTGCGGCCACGACACCGCTAGACGTCTGCAAGACCCTGCTCAACACCCAGGAGTCTCTCACCCTCAGCTGCCTGTCCTCGAGCCAAGGCCCCGGCAAGGGCCAAGGCCAAGGAGCCCACAGACAGATCTCAGGCCTTGCCCACGCCTTCCGGACAGTGTATAGGTTGGGCGGCCTGAAGGGCTTCTTCAAAGGGGTCCAGGCAAGGGTGATTTACCAGGTGCCCTCCACAGCCATCAGCTGGTCGGTGTACGAGTTCTTCAAATACGGACTCACCAAGCACCAGCACAACAAGAGGAGAGCGCCGCACAAGGAGGCTGAGATGTAG
- the pyroxd2 gene encoding pyridine nucleotide-disulfide oxidoreductase domain-containing protein 2: MAAALWTHRGQRSVAVAGAVTRSTCRSRSTGTALKSQYDALVIGGGHNGLVAAAYLQKGGVKTAVLERRYVLGGAAVSEEIFPGFRFSRCSYLLSLLRPHIYRDLELKKHGLKVYMRDPHAFTPMLEEGVNGAPPRSLTLGSDLAMNQREIGKFSQKDAKAFPDFVAHLEKLAGAIQPLLDAPPVNIPELTSGSLRKRLAAAKTLMPLAKCGLKLGRNIPDMYEIITAPIMKILNRWFDSEPLRATLATDAVIGAMTSPSNPGSGYVLLHHVMGELEKEKGAWGYVEGGMGGVSEAIASAAQSYGVDIFTEKDVGQVLVGSDGAARGVVLKDGTEISSKVVLSNATPYVTFKNLTPQAALSPEFIKAVDQIDYTSPVTKINVAVDKLPNFLASPTPDGKPGPHHQCSIHLNCESVELLETAYKEAMNGRPSVRPMLEMTIPSVLDPTLAPPGCHVVSLFTQFTPYHIEGREWTDQDREAFADTAFDWVEQYAPGFKKSVVGRDILAPPDLERIFGLTGGNIFHGSMSLDQLYLARPFPFLSDYRSPIKGLYLCGSGCHPGGGVMGSPGWNAALTVIADLKRH; encoded by the exons ATGGCTGCAGCGCTGTGGACTCATCGTGGACAGAGATCTGTGGCTGTTGCAGGGGCAGTGACTCGGTCCACATGCAGGTCCAGGTCCACTGGCACCGCGTTAAAGTCCCAGTATGACGCGCTGGTCATTGGAGGAG GACACAACGGACTGGTGGCA gCTGCCTATCTTCAGAAAGGAGGAGTAAAGACAGCCGTGTTGGAGCGCAGATATGTGCTGGGAGGAGCAGCTGTGTCAGAGGAGATCTTCCCTG GTTTCCGCTTCTCCAGATGTTCCTATTTGCTCAGTTTGTTACGACCACACATATACAGAGACCTGGAGCTCAAG AAACATGGGCTGAAGGTGTATATGAGAGACCCACATGCCTTCACCCCCATgttggaggagggggtgaaCGGTGCTCCGCCCAGGTCTCTCACCCTGGGCTCAGACCTGGCCATGAACCAGAGGGAGATAGGCAAGTTCTCACAGAAGGATGCTAAG GCTTTCCCAGATTTTGTTGCACACCTTGAGAAGCTAGCAGGAGCCATTCAGCCTCTCTTGGATGCTCCTCCTGTCAACATTCCAGAGCTCACCTCTGGATCCCTGAGGAAGAGGCTGGCTGCAGCAAAAACGCTGATGCCTCTGGCCAAATGTG GTCTGAAACTGGGCAGAAATATTCCAGACATGTATGAGATTATAACCGCACCAATAATGAAG ATTCTCAATCGGTGGTTTGACTCGGAGCCACTGAGAGCGACGCTGGCTACTGATGCTGTGATCGGAGCCATGACCAGTCCAAGTAATCCTGGTAGTGG GTATGTGCTTTTACACCATGTGATGggagagctggagaaggagaaaggagcATGGGGTTATGTGGAGGGAGGAATGGGAGGCGTGTCTGAGGCTATTGCCAGCGCTGCTCAATCCTACGgagttgacattttcacagagaaG GATGTAGGGCAGGTCCTTGTTGGTTCAGATGGTGCTGCCAGAGGGGTGGTGCTAAAAGATGGCACAGAGATCTCCAGTAAAGTAGTTTTATCAAACGCTACACCTTATGTCACCTTCAAAAACCTCACGCCACAG gctgcactttctccagagtttatcAAAGCCGTCGACCAGATAGACTACACGTCGCCTGTCACCAAGATCAATG TGGCTGTGGACAAACTACCAAACTTCTTAGCATCTCCTACACCAGATGGTAAACCCGGACCCCACCATCAGTGCTCCATTCATCTCAACTGTGAAAGCGTGGAGTTGCTAGAGACGGCATACAAAGAGGCCATGAATGGACGTCCCTCAGTGag ACCCATGCTGGAGATGACCATCCCCTCAGTGCTGGATCCTACTCTGGCTCCCCCTGGCTGCCACGTTGTGTCCCTGTTCACCCAATTCACCCCCTACCACATAGAAGGCAGAGAGTGGACTGACCAGGACAGAGAGGCCTTCGCCGACACGG CATTTGACTGGGTGGAGCAGTATGCCCCAGGGTTCAAAAAGTCTGTTGTGGGAAGAGACATCTTGGCTCCGCCTGACCTGGAGAGGATCTTTGGGCTGACTGGAGGG AATATCTTTCATGGATCAATGTCCCTGGACCAGCTCTACCTAGCACGAccttttccctttctctcaGACTATCGGTCCCCAATTAAAGGGCTGTATCTGTGTGGCAGTGGCTGTCATCCAG GTGGTGGTGTGATGGGCTCTCCCGGATGGAACGCAGCGCTCACTGTCATCGCTGACCTGAAACGTCACTGA
- the zgc:123010 gene encoding stress-induced-phosphoprotein 1 isoform X2 encodes MVALMKFTRDICRLLGLGSGPPVQQQETPMDCGAATPDARDDATLSQDALNGEEDLSEEEKVRRKAERRKAKRKRRRKRKKQEQVKQNENAEQDDEDEEGGAESELDESESDAEVGAEEEKPREQKEEKKEAKSSALLKSAAAPVIPPPGIKANEKSNGRPTEEEPEWDVSCAFFANAASHIKPKGSSRKSKENKENEARRETNGTDTTTTKKSASLTEKGIKLVQEGQYAQAVIMFTDAIKCDPKDNRFFGNRSYCYYCLEQYPQALADAERSIQLAPDWPKGHFRKGSALMGMKRYSEAEKAMEQVLKLDKDCEEAANDLINCKVLQLMDLGFEEMQSVQLLEKFSTVQAVQTACLDAARAGGQDPSVVQPGPCPSLWVGNVTTELSEKHLWDLFKMHGEIESIRVLHERFCAFVNFKNANMASRAMEKLNGYCIENTRLVVRYPDRRTQRVLPIPLKTVLPVTQQAGAAATGPRRRGPVNGDECYFWRTTGCHFGDKCRYKHIPDQKSKDRKPWQP; translated from the exons ATGGTTGCGCTCATGAAGTTCACCAGAGATATCTGCAGGCTCTTGGGACTCGGGAGCG GCCCCCCTGTCCAGCAGCAGGAAACGCCGATGGACTGTGGTGCAGCAACCCCTGACGCAAGGGATGATGCCACTTTGTCACAG gaTGCCTTAAATGGAGAGGAAGATTTgagcgaggaggagaaggtcAGACGGAAGGCAGAGCGACGCAAAGCCAAGAGGAAG CGCCGTCGGAAACGTAAGAAGCAGGAGCAGGTGAAGCAAAATGAGAATGCTGAGCAG GATGACGAAGACGAGGAGGGAGGTGCAGAGTCTGAACTGGACGAGAGCGAGTCGGATGCAGAGGTtggggctgaggaggagaaaccgAGAGagcaaaaagaggagaaaaaggaggcAAAGTCGTCTGCCTTGCTGAAAAGTGCCGCTGCTCCAGTCATCCCTCCGCCAGGAATCAAAGCAAATGAGAAGAGCAACGGCAGACCCACTGAAGAG GAGCCTGAATGGGACGTGAGCTGTGCCTTCTTTGCTAACGCTGCTAGCCATATCAAACCCAAAGGATCAAGTCGCAAGTCCAAAGAAAATAAGGAGAACGAGGCCAGGAGAGAG ACAAATGGAACTGACACAACCACAACCAAGAAAAGCGCATCACTGACAG AAAAAGGGATAAAGCTGGTGCAAGAGGGGCAGTATGCACAAGCAGTCATTATGTTTACAGATGCCATCAAATGTGATCCAAAGGATAACAG GTTCTTTGGGAATCGCTCCTATTGCTACTACTGCTTGGAGCAATACCCGCAAGCCTTGGCAGACGCCGAACGCTCAATTCAGTTGGCTCCAGACTGGCCCAAAGGACATTTCCGCAAGGGCAGTGCTCTCATGGGCATGAAG cGGTACAGTGAGGCAGAGAAGGCTATGGAGCAGGTGCTAAAACTGGACAAAGACTGTGAGGAGGCTGCCAATGACCTCATTAACTGTAAAGTGCTGCAGTTGATG GATCTTGGTTTTGAAGAAATGCAAAGCGTCCAACTGCTGGAGAAATTTTCAACCGTGCAGGCAGTTCAGACCGCTTGTTTGGATGCAGCCAGGG CTGGGGGTCAGGATCCATCAGTTGTGCAACCTGG CCCTTGTCCATCTCTCTGGGTAGGAAATGTGACGACGGAGCTATCGGAAAAACATTTATGggacctttttaaaat GCATGGTGAGATAGAGAGTATTCGTGTGCTGCATGAGAGATTCTGTGCCTTCGTCAACTTCAAGAATGCAAACATGGCATCTCGCGCAATGGAGAAACTAAAT GGTTATTGTATTGAGAATACGCGCTTAGTGGTGCGCTACCCTGACCGTCGCACTCAGAGGGTCCTCCCCATTCCACTTAAGACCGTTCTCCCAGTCACACAGCAGGCAGGAGCAGCTGCTACTGG ACCTCGACGACGTGGTCCAGTGAACGGAGACGAGTGTTACTTCTGGAGAACCACTGGCTGCCATTTTGGGGACAAATGCCGCTACAAACACATTCCTGATCAGAAAAGCAAGGACAGGAAGCCCTGGCAGCCTTGA
- the zgc:123010 gene encoding stress-induced-phosphoprotein 1 isoform X1 — MVALMKFTRDICRLLGLGSGPPVQQQETPMDCGAATPDARDDATLSQDALNGEEDLSEEEKVRRKAERRKAKRKRRRKRKKQEQVKQNENAEQDDEDEEGGAESELDESESDAEVGAEEEKPREQKEEKKEAKSSALLKSAAAPVIPPPGIKANEKSNGRPTEEEPEWDVSCAFFANAASHIKPKGSSRKSKENKENEARRETNGTDTTTTKKSASLTEKGIKLVQEGQYAQAVIMFTDAIKCDPKDNRFFGNRSYCYYCLEQYPQALADAERSIQLAPDWPKGHFRKGSALMGMKRYSEAEKAMEQVLKLDKDCEEAANDLINCKVLQLMDLGFEEMQSVQLLEKFSTVQAVQTACLDAARAGGQDPSVVQPGSPCPSLWVGNVTTELSEKHLWDLFKMHGEIESIRVLHERFCAFVNFKNANMASRAMEKLNGYCIENTRLVVRYPDRRTQRVLPIPLKTVLPVTQQAGAAATGPRRRGPVNGDECYFWRTTGCHFGDKCRYKHIPDQKSKDRKPWQP; from the exons ATGGTTGCGCTCATGAAGTTCACCAGAGATATCTGCAGGCTCTTGGGACTCGGGAGCG GCCCCCCTGTCCAGCAGCAGGAAACGCCGATGGACTGTGGTGCAGCAACCCCTGACGCAAGGGATGATGCCACTTTGTCACAG gaTGCCTTAAATGGAGAGGAAGATTTgagcgaggaggagaaggtcAGACGGAAGGCAGAGCGACGCAAAGCCAAGAGGAAG CGCCGTCGGAAACGTAAGAAGCAGGAGCAGGTGAAGCAAAATGAGAATGCTGAGCAG GATGACGAAGACGAGGAGGGAGGTGCAGAGTCTGAACTGGACGAGAGCGAGTCGGATGCAGAGGTtggggctgaggaggagaaaccgAGAGagcaaaaagaggagaaaaaggaggcAAAGTCGTCTGCCTTGCTGAAAAGTGCCGCTGCTCCAGTCATCCCTCCGCCAGGAATCAAAGCAAATGAGAAGAGCAACGGCAGACCCACTGAAGAG GAGCCTGAATGGGACGTGAGCTGTGCCTTCTTTGCTAACGCTGCTAGCCATATCAAACCCAAAGGATCAAGTCGCAAGTCCAAAGAAAATAAGGAGAACGAGGCCAGGAGAGAG ACAAATGGAACTGACACAACCACAACCAAGAAAAGCGCATCACTGACAG AAAAAGGGATAAAGCTGGTGCAAGAGGGGCAGTATGCACAAGCAGTCATTATGTTTACAGATGCCATCAAATGTGATCCAAAGGATAACAG GTTCTTTGGGAATCGCTCCTATTGCTACTACTGCTTGGAGCAATACCCGCAAGCCTTGGCAGACGCCGAACGCTCAATTCAGTTGGCTCCAGACTGGCCCAAAGGACATTTCCGCAAGGGCAGTGCTCTCATGGGCATGAAG cGGTACAGTGAGGCAGAGAAGGCTATGGAGCAGGTGCTAAAACTGGACAAAGACTGTGAGGAGGCTGCCAATGACCTCATTAACTGTAAAGTGCTGCAGTTGATG GATCTTGGTTTTGAAGAAATGCAAAGCGTCCAACTGCTGGAGAAATTTTCAACCGTGCAGGCAGTTCAGACCGCTTGTTTGGATGCAGCCAGGG CTGGGGGTCAGGATCCATCAGTTGTGCAACCTGG aAGCCCTTGTCCATCTCTCTGGGTAGGAAATGTGACGACGGAGCTATCGGAAAAACATTTATGggacctttttaaaat GCATGGTGAGATAGAGAGTATTCGTGTGCTGCATGAGAGATTCTGTGCCTTCGTCAACTTCAAGAATGCAAACATGGCATCTCGCGCAATGGAGAAACTAAAT GGTTATTGTATTGAGAATACGCGCTTAGTGGTGCGCTACCCTGACCGTCGCACTCAGAGGGTCCTCCCCATTCCACTTAAGACCGTTCTCCCAGTCACACAGCAGGCAGGAGCAGCTGCTACTGG ACCTCGACGACGTGGTCCAGTGAACGGAGACGAGTGTTACTTCTGGAGAACCACTGGCTGCCATTTTGGGGACAAATGCCGCTACAAACACATTCCTGATCAGAAAAGCAAGGACAGGAAGCCCTGGCAGCCTTGA